In the Chloroflexia bacterium SDU3-3 genome, one interval contains:
- a CDS encoding sensor histidine kinase: MPSSEANATIEELRTNANAELDKARRELAELETLLRQTQSEVEKLAQRELTVANRLRDLEINIDKYNKADIKNFYTSAQEVQMRLLMMRGQLEQLQFRQQSLKARQSQLFELTTALEGIAPADSGGGAGRSEESDMIANIIQAQENERLRISLQMHDGPAQSMSNLVLRAEICQRMLDRDAEMARAELSGLKSAINGTLQDVRRFIFELRPMTLDDLGLVPTLRRYIQQYTEKNKVDVNFMAPNLDSRLPPHYEIAIFRFVQEALTNVSKHANASQVRVVVDNTGSSIHVSVEDDGSGFPLNEVMSENSSHRNLGISTMRQQAESLLNGEFGIESAIGRGTRVAAVIPLP, encoded by the coding sequence GTGCCATCAAGCGAAGCGAACGCGACAATCGAAGAACTGCGCACGAATGCGAATGCCGAACTTGACAAAGCGCGGCGCGAGCTAGCCGAGCTGGAGACCCTTCTGCGCCAGACCCAGTCCGAGGTCGAGAAGCTGGCCCAGCGCGAGCTAACCGTCGCCAACCGCCTGCGCGATCTTGAGATTAACATCGATAAGTACAACAAGGCCGACATCAAGAACTTCTACACCTCCGCACAGGAGGTGCAGATGCGCCTGCTGATGATGCGCGGCCAGCTGGAGCAGCTGCAGTTTCGCCAGCAGAGCCTCAAGGCCCGCCAGAGCCAGCTGTTCGAGCTGACGACTGCGCTGGAGGGCATCGCCCCCGCAGACTCGGGCGGCGGCGCGGGTCGCTCCGAGGAGAGCGACATGATCGCCAACATCATCCAGGCCCAGGAGAACGAGCGCCTGCGCATCTCGCTGCAGATGCACGACGGCCCGGCCCAGTCGATGAGCAACCTGGTGCTGCGCGCCGAGATCTGCCAGCGCATGCTCGACCGCGACGCCGAGATGGCCCGCGCCGAGCTGAGCGGCCTGAAGTCTGCGATCAACGGCACGCTGCAGGATGTGCGCCGCTTCATCTTTGAGCTGCGCCCCATGACCCTGGATGACCTGGGCCTGGTGCCTACGCTGCGCCGCTACATCCAGCAGTACACCGAGAAGAACAAGGTCGACGTCAACTTCATGGCCCCCAACCTCGACTCGCGCCTGCCGCCCCACTACGAGATCGCGATCTTCCGCTTTGTGCAGGAGGCGCTGACCAATGTCTCCAAGCACGCCAACGCCTCGCAGGTGCGCGTGGTGGTGGACAACACCGGCAGCTCCATCCATGTTTCGGTGGAGGACGACGGCAGCGGCTTCCCGCTGAACGAGGTGATGAGCGAGAATAGCTCACATCGGAACCTGGGCATCTCGACCATGCGCCAGCAGGCCGAGTCGCTGCTGAACGGCGAGTTCGGCATCGAGAGCGCGATCGGGCGCGGCACCCGCGTGGCGGCGGTCATCCCGCTGCCCTAG
- the rlmD gene encoding 23S rRNA (uracil(1939)-C(5))-methyltransferase RlmD, whose amino-acid sequence MILSNKALKQFVIGAVRETEPTPMRCQHADECGGCAFQDRAYEAQLAVKTRALQQIWDEALPGLAPEPLAVVASPEPFGYRTRMDYAANRWRMGLRRSGKFNWVVDLSECHLIPPSSFAAIRAVYDRSVELGLRDYNLRSHQGFTRYFVVRRSPQGTLMLAVVTASREHAAEMEQLAQVALAQEHVVSFHWLLNDRLTDLSWGDSIQHWGQELLPMQVGQRSLDIGPNTFFQNNIFLLGPLLDDVAAACDLGAGLPSVADLYGGVGTISLHLADSASRVVTVEEFGESSALAQRNIQQNGVANVQAVHADTLAYLKDQVPGAFDVVVVDPPRIGLGEDVCRELVRIAPKRLVYVSCNPITQVVDIPVLLKGFRLAELRGYDMFPQTPHLESLAILDRI is encoded by the coding sequence ATGATCCTTTCCAATAAAGCCCTCAAGCAGTTTGTGATCGGCGCGGTGCGCGAGACCGAGCCGACCCCCATGCGCTGCCAGCACGCCGATGAGTGCGGCGGCTGCGCCTTCCAAGACCGCGCCTACGAGGCCCAGCTGGCCGTGAAGACCCGCGCGCTCCAGCAGATCTGGGATGAGGCCCTGCCCGGCCTAGCCCCCGAGCCGCTGGCCGTGGTGGCCTCGCCCGAGCCGTTCGGCTACCGCACCCGCATGGACTACGCCGCCAACCGCTGGCGCATGGGCCTGCGCCGCAGCGGTAAGTTCAACTGGGTGGTCGACCTCAGCGAGTGCCACCTCATCCCGCCCTCCTCGTTCGCGGCCATCCGCGCTGTGTACGACCGCTCGGTCGAGCTGGGCCTGCGCGACTACAACCTGCGCTCGCACCAGGGCTTCACCCGCTACTTTGTGGTGCGTCGCAGCCCCCAGGGCACCCTGATGCTGGCCGTCGTCACCGCCTCGCGCGAGCACGCCGCCGAGATGGAGCAGCTGGCCCAGGTGGCGCTGGCCCAGGAGCACGTGGTCAGCTTCCACTGGCTGCTCAACGACCGCCTGACCGATCTCTCGTGGGGCGATTCCATCCAGCACTGGGGCCAGGAGCTGCTGCCCATGCAGGTGGGCCAGCGCTCGCTCGATATTGGCCCCAACACCTTCTTCCAGAACAATATCTTCCTGCTCGGGCCGCTGCTGGATGATGTAGCCGCCGCCTGCGATCTGGGCGCGGGCCTGCCCTCGGTGGCCGATCTGTACGGCGGTGTGGGCACCATCTCGCTGCACCTGGCCGACAGTGCCAGCCGTGTGGTGACGGTGGAGGAGTTCGGCGAAAGCTCGGCCCTGGCCCAGCGCAACATCCAGCAGAACGGCGTGGCCAACGTGCAGGCGGTGCACGCCGACACCCTGGCCTACCTGAAGGATCAGGTGCCCGGGGCCTTCGATGTGGTGGTGGTCGACCCGCCGCGCATCGGCCTGGGCGAGGATGTGTGCCGCGAGCTGGTGCGCATCGCGCCCAAGCGCCTGGTCTACGTCTCGTGCAACCCGATCACGCAGGTGGTGGATATCCCGGTGCTGCTCAAGGGCTTTCGCCTGGCCGAGCTACGTGGCTACGACATGTTCCCCCAGACGCCACACCTAGAGAGCCTGGCCATCCTCGATCGCATCTAG
- a CDS encoding metal-dependent transcriptional regulator, with protein sequence MSSSMPHIEARKRQGQDGPTEKMREYLEVIYYLSTRSEPVIAARLAEWMRVTPPTVTNILKRMEDKHYITRDARGEIKLTPEGFEVAENVVRRHRILERFLVDVMGIPWHAIHEEAVRLEPALSPLMEERIEALVSGVTTCPHGNPIPGTGSLPGGTHRLIQAEVGHTFTIRRIAEEAEEDTDLMRYLQEGGLVPGERFDVSGSSPAFGTTLSRGGRSITLTPQIAALLWGE encoded by the coding sequence ATGAGCAGCTCTATGCCACATATCGAGGCGCGCAAGCGCCAGGGGCAAGATGGCCCGACCGAAAAGATGCGCGAGTACCTAGAGGTGATCTACTACCTCTCGACCCGCAGCGAGCCAGTGATCGCGGCGCGGCTGGCCGAGTGGATGCGGGTCACGCCGCCCACCGTCACCAACATCCTCAAGCGCATGGAGGACAAGCACTACATCACCCGCGATGCGCGCGGCGAGATCAAGCTCACCCCCGAGGGCTTCGAGGTGGCCGAGAACGTGGTGCGGCGACATCGCATCCTAGAGCGCTTTTTGGTGGATGTGATGGGTATTCCCTGGCACGCCATCCACGAGGAGGCGGTGCGGCTGGAGCCAGCGCTCTCGCCGCTGATGGAGGAGCGGATCGAGGCGCTGGTGAGCGGCGTGACCACCTGCCCGCACGGCAACCCCATCCCAGGCACCGGCAGCCTGCCCGGCGGCACCCACCGGCTGATCCAGGCCGAGGTCGGCCACACCTTCACCATCCGCCGCATCGCCGAGGAGGCCGAGGAGGACACCGACCTGATGCGCTACCTGCAGGAGGGCGGCCTGGTTCCTGGCGAGCGCTTCGATGTCTCGGGCAGCTCGCCCGCCTTCGGCACCACGCTCAGCCGTGGCGGGCGCTCGATCACGCTCACCCCGCAGATCGCAGCGCTGCTCTGGGGCGAGTAG
- a CDS encoding multifunctional 2',3'-cyclic-nucleotide 2'-phosphodiesterase/5'-nucleotidase/3'-nucleotidase, translating into MANISRRAFLKRVVVGAGTLTLYANGGFQFTNALAAAPVYKLRILHTNDHHSHIEPVSDSYKHGGVSRRQTYIASVRAAQQAAKGGSDPYDLLLVDAGDYFQGSLYYSQYKGYADLDFYRRMGYQVGTIGNHEFDDGNANLAKFIHGAATGTYPDVPAGAPVLGGTSFPIISANIDVPAGDPLAGLIQPNTVIALSDTGSEQKIGLFGLTTPETTEISSPGAGTTFADPVARATAQVAELQPIVGAKIIALTHLGYGVDVELAKNTSGIALIIGGHSHTPLGGQPNAQGDYPTVVTNAAGKPVLVLTDWEYGRWCGDIVVGFDADGNVSTVTSSPTEMQADNTKEGYIEPDADFETLIGTETTGYKKQIAEVSARAVGKSEIALDGVTANVRSRETNLANLLTDAVLAKVAEDAAKVAYPKVVITNGGGIRASIAAGDINYGNVLSVLPFGNTIARTDITGAQLLAALENGLGYVGGASNTGRFPQVAGLRYSFTTSRPAGSRVLSVEIKTADGYVALDAAATYRVYTNNYMLTGGDGYTAFTEGSNKLDIGFVLADALAEHIAALSADGGAVADADITGGRIARSYLTWIPIVETVQ; encoded by the coding sequence ATGGCGAACATCTCGCGACGCGCATTCCTCAAGCGCGTGGTCGTCGGCGCTGGCACGCTCACCCTGTACGCAAATGGCGGCTTCCAGTTCACCAACGCGCTCGCAGCCGCGCCGGTGTACAAGCTGCGCATCCTGCACACCAACGACCACCACTCGCACATCGAGCCGGTGAGCGACAGCTACAAGCACGGCGGCGTCTCGCGGCGGCAGACCTACATCGCCAGCGTGCGCGCGGCCCAGCAGGCCGCCAAGGGTGGCAGCGACCCCTACGACCTGCTGCTGGTGGATGCGGGCGACTACTTCCAAGGCTCGCTCTACTACAGCCAGTACAAGGGCTACGCCGACCTCGACTTCTACCGCCGGATGGGCTACCAGGTGGGCACGATCGGCAACCACGAGTTCGACGACGGCAACGCCAACCTGGCCAAGTTCATCCATGGTGCGGCCACCGGCACCTACCCCGACGTGCCCGCCGGAGCGCCCGTGCTGGGCGGCACCAGCTTCCCAATCATCAGCGCCAACATCGACGTGCCCGCTGGCGACCCGCTTGCGGGCCTGATCCAGCCGAACACGGTCATCGCGCTGAGCGACACCGGCAGCGAGCAGAAGATCGGCCTCTTCGGCCTGACCACGCCCGAGACCACCGAGATCAGCAGCCCGGGCGCGGGCACCACCTTCGCCGACCCTGTGGCCCGCGCCACGGCCCAGGTGGCGGAGCTGCAGCCGATCGTGGGCGCGAAGATCATCGCGCTGACCCACCTGGGCTACGGCGTGGATGTGGAGCTTGCCAAGAACACCTCGGGCATCGCGCTGATCATCGGCGGGCACAGCCACACGCCGCTGGGCGGCCAGCCCAACGCCCAGGGCGACTACCCCACCGTCGTCACCAACGCCGCAGGCAAGCCCGTGCTGGTGCTGACCGACTGGGAGTATGGCCGCTGGTGCGGCGATATCGTGGTCGGCTTCGACGCCGACGGCAACGTCTCGACCGTCACATCCTCGCCCACCGAGATGCAGGCCGACAATACCAAAGAGGGCTACATCGAGCCGGATGCGGATTTCGAGACGCTGATCGGCACCGAGACCACCGGCTACAAGAAGCAGATCGCCGAGGTTTCGGCCCGTGCCGTGGGCAAGAGCGAGATCGCGCTGGATGGCGTGACCGCCAACGTGCGCAGCCGCGAGACCAACCTGGCCAACCTGCTGACCGACGCCGTGCTGGCCAAGGTGGCCGAGGACGCGGCCAAGGTCGCCTATCCCAAGGTGGTGATCACCAACGGCGGCGGCATCCGCGCCAGCATCGCGGCGGGCGACATCAACTACGGCAACGTGCTGAGCGTGCTGCCCTTCGGCAACACCATCGCCCGCACCGACATCACCGGCGCGCAGCTGCTGGCGGCGCTGGAGAACGGCCTGGGCTATGTGGGCGGCGCATCCAACACCGGGCGCTTCCCGCAGGTGGCCGGGCTGCGCTACAGCTTCACCACCAGCCGCCCGGCGGGCAGCCGCGTGCTGAGCGTGGAGATCAAGACCGCCGACGGCTATGTGGCGCTGGATGCGGCGGCGACCTACCGCGTCTACACCAACAACTACATGCTCACCGGCGGCGACGGCTACACCGCCTTCACCGAGGGCAGCAACAAGCTGGACATCGGCTTCGTGCTGGCCGACGCGCTGGCCGAGCACATCGCCGCGCTGAGCGCCGACGGCGGCGCGGTGGCCGACGCCGACATCACCGGAGGGCGCATCGCGCGCAGCTACCTGACCTGGATTCCGATCGTCGAGACCGTGCAGTAG
- a CDS encoding iron permease: protein MFRRIFPIILGLLLAALIAPALAAAQAATPAASAEQVRSALVQAQIHMASDATAARELLAQAQTTYQGALASAMPAEAAQRIDTAFGEAGRALAAGDSAAFAVARARIWTGLLAGGYAQVEQAVAKGDAATAQRWLPLREFRHATRFSRPDADATKAIDGLATGTVSQADAQAALRADLLDTYQARLTEALHDTTTAQQQGFAARRAEAAALAEGYFALLAPAYAEQRGQQPLAQAQAALAALVAAKGEANAAALAQVEQALQGFRAAPLSAEEQERRAGQMLRFLSLVPVEYKRGVSGNTVTTDLEIREAVTFHEGAAAAFADLRSLLDARDPALAAQAAAQFATVEDMLAKASARSAVASGPQLQQATDALLATLQQAMPPEWQQRSSAGDFDVIDSMLDQMEAAVAAGQYDLAESARLEAYAVLESGPEAKLVVFAPEMKQPIEELFWYGVGEQKGLASLIAKSATAGEIKASRKALDAQLAQAKVAISGQNAPVAVASNAAIIVFREGLEAVLILASLMGSLKTAEMRRYRMPMWVGAALAFGFTALTWVMSHTLLNALLQYGINSEMLEVIVSLIAIGVLLLITNWFFHQVYWTGWMANFHQQKRRIVGGEAGKWIGLGVLGFSSIYREGFETVLFLQALVLESTTAVVLGGVAVGLAATLAVGVLVFFVQAKLPHKRMLIVTGVMIGAVLLQMVGKTVHVMQVIGWVPTNPIREIAGALPYWAGMWFGIYATWEGIILQFAAAAFVIGSFFLAEGQKHKKPAPKAQEPAAQQAPASSTSTQGTD from the coding sequence ATGTTTCGCCGTATCTTCCCTATCATCCTCGGGCTGCTGCTGGCGGCCCTGATCGCGCCCGCCCTGGCGGCAGCGCAGGCCGCCACGCCCGCCGCCAGCGCCGAGCAGGTGCGCAGCGCGCTGGTGCAGGCCCAGATCCACATGGCCAGCGACGCCACCGCCGCGCGTGAGCTGCTGGCCCAGGCCCAGACCACCTACCAGGGCGCGCTGGCCAGCGCCATGCCCGCCGAGGCCGCGCAGCGCATCGACACGGCGTTTGGCGAGGCGGGCCGCGCCCTCGCGGCGGGCGACAGCGCCGCCTTCGCGGTGGCGCGCGCGCGGATCTGGACCGGGCTGCTGGCCGGGGGCTACGCCCAGGTCGAGCAGGCCGTGGCCAAGGGCGATGCGGCGACCGCCCAGCGCTGGCTGCCGCTGCGCGAGTTCCGCCACGCCACCCGCTTCTCGCGCCCCGACGCCGACGCCACCAAGGCCATCGACGGGCTGGCCACGGGCACCGTGAGCCAGGCCGACGCCCAGGCCGCCCTGCGCGCCGACCTGCTGGACACCTACCAGGCCCGCCTCACCGAGGCCCTGCACGACACCACCACCGCCCAGCAGCAGGGCTTCGCCGCGCGCCGCGCCGAGGCCGCCGCCCTGGCCGAGGGCTACTTCGCGCTGCTGGCCCCGGCCTACGCCGAGCAGCGCGGCCAGCAGCCGCTGGCCCAGGCCCAGGCCGCTCTGGCCGCGCTGGTGGCCGCCAAGGGCGAGGCCAACGCCGCCGCGCTGGCTCAGGTCGAGCAGGCGCTGCAGGGCTTCCGCGCCGCCCCGCTGAGCGCCGAGGAGCAGGAGCGCCGCGCCGGGCAGATGCTGCGCTTCCTCAGCCTGGTGCCGGTGGAGTACAAGCGCGGCGTGAGCGGCAACACTGTGACCACCGACCTAGAGATCCGCGAGGCCGTGACCTTCCACGAGGGTGCGGCGGCGGCCTTCGCCGACCTGCGCAGCCTGCTGGATGCCCGCGACCCGGCGCTGGCCGCCCAGGCCGCCGCCCAGTTCGCCACCGTCGAGGACATGCTAGCCAAGGCCAGCGCCCGCAGCGCCGTGGCCAGCGGCCCCCAGCTGCAGCAGGCCACCGACGCCCTGCTGGCCACCCTGCAGCAGGCCATGCCGCCCGAGTGGCAGCAGCGCAGCAGCGCGGGCGACTTCGACGTGATCGACTCGATGCTCGACCAGATGGAGGCGGCGGTGGCGGCGGGCCAGTACGACCTGGCCGAGTCGGCGCGGCTTGAGGCCTACGCGGTGCTGGAGAGCGGCCCCGAGGCCAAGCTGGTGGTGTTCGCGCCCGAGATGAAGCAGCCGATCGAGGAGCTGTTCTGGTACGGCGTGGGCGAGCAGAAGGGCCTGGCCAGCCTGATCGCCAAGAGCGCCACCGCAGGCGAGATCAAGGCCAGCCGCAAGGCGCTGGACGCCCAGCTGGCCCAGGCCAAGGTCGCGATCAGCGGCCAGAACGCGCCGGTGGCGGTCGCATCCAACGCCGCGATCATCGTGTTCCGCGAGGGCCTAGAGGCCGTGCTCATCCTGGCCTCGCTGATGGGCAGCTTGAAGACCGCCGAGATGCGCCGCTACCGCATGCCCATGTGGGTGGGCGCGGCTCTAGCCTTCGGCTTCACGGCGCTCACCTGGGTTATGTCGCACACCCTGCTGAACGCGCTGCTGCAGTACGGCATCAACTCCGAGATGCTGGAGGTGATCGTCTCGCTGATCGCGATCGGCGTACTGCTGCTGATCACCAACTGGTTCTTCCACCAGGTCTACTGGACGGGCTGGATGGCCAATTTCCACCAGCAGAAGCGCCGGATCGTGGGCGGCGAGGCCGGGAAGTGGATCGGTCTAGGCGTGCTGGGCTTCTCCAGCATCTACCGCGAGGGCTTCGAGACCGTGCTGTTCCTGCAGGCCCTGGTGCTGGAGAGCACCACGGCGGTGGTGCTGGGCGGCGTGGCGGTGGGCCTCGCGGCCACGCTAGCCGTGGGCGTGCTGGTGTTCTTCGTGCAGGCCAAGCTGCCCCACAAGCGCATGCTGATCGTGACCGGCGTGATGATCGGCGCGGTGCTGCTGCAGATGGTGGGCAAGACGGTGCACGTGATGCAGGTGATCGGCTGGGTGCCCACCAACCCCATCCGCGAGATCGCGGGGGCGCTGCCCTACTGGGCGGGCATGTGGTTCGGCATCTACGCCACCTGGGAGGGCATCATCCTGCAGTTCGCCGCCGCTGCCTTCGTGATCGGCAGCTTCTTCCTGGCCGAGGGCCAGAAGCACAAGAAGCCCGCGCCCAAGGCGCAGGAGCCAGCGGCCCAGCAGGCCCCGGCCAGCTCCACCAGCACGCAGGGCACCGACTAG
- a CDS encoding EfeM/EfeO family lipoprotein, which yields MPAATTAAAQADLTTVKAYLLDNVAKLKGSTAELVTASSAYYDMAKAANFDYAALWKADPKATQAAVEKARDAWKLASPGYEKIEGLVAGVPTLADYDVILDAGASAEEGGDSVVPFDLSLPDGRTLAKPGNLFGVTEKSLWGTEKAYTAPAEADFDGDGKITFGEALPDANVLKAGAEALDRYTGELSVAAQNWQPSESDAFTALVVMVPTMNEYFESWKNSRFVAGDASTQGDFVAISRLADMQDILSGLEVVYGGISPLVDTVDAAQSKQIGSDLTGLRSFIADIYTKEQGGQKFTAEDADLLGAEAQNRATAITGQISQVAAKLNVSIQE from the coding sequence ATGCCCGCCGCCACCACAGCAGCTGCGCAGGCCGACCTGACCACGGTAAAAGCCTACCTGCTGGACAACGTGGCCAAGCTCAAGGGCAGCACCGCCGAGCTGGTGACGGCCAGCAGCGCCTACTACGACATGGCCAAGGCCGCCAACTTCGACTACGCGGCGCTGTGGAAGGCCGACCCCAAGGCCACACAGGCTGCCGTGGAGAAGGCCCGCGATGCCTGGAAGCTGGCCAGCCCCGGCTACGAGAAGATCGAAGGCCTGGTGGCGGGCGTGCCTACCCTGGCCGACTACGACGTGATCCTCGACGCCGGAGCCTCGGCGGAGGAGGGCGGCGATAGCGTTGTGCCCTTCGACCTGAGCCTGCCCGACGGGCGCACGCTGGCCAAGCCCGGCAACCTGTTCGGCGTGACCGAGAAGAGCCTGTGGGGCACTGAGAAGGCCTACACCGCCCCCGCCGAGGCCGACTTCGACGGCGACGGCAAGATAACCTTTGGCGAGGCGCTGCCCGACGCCAATGTGCTGAAGGCTGGGGCCGAGGCGCTCGACCGCTACACCGGCGAGCTGTCGGTGGCCGCGCAGAACTGGCAGCCCAGCGAGTCCGATGCCTTCACGGCGCTGGTGGTGATGGTGCCGACCATGAACGAGTACTTCGAGTCGTGGAAGAACTCGCGCTTTGTGGCGGGCGATGCCTCGACCCAGGGCGACTTCGTGGCGATCTCGCGCCTGGCCGACATGCAGGACATCCTCTCGGGCCTGGAGGTGGTGTACGGCGGCATCAGCCCGCTGGTCGACACCGTGGATGCCGCCCAGAGCAAGCAGATCGGCAGCGACCTAACGGGCCTGCGTAGCTTCATCGCCGACATCTACACCAAGGAGCAGGGCGGCCAGAAGTTCACCGCCGAGGACGCCGACCTGCTAGGGGCCGAGGCCCAGAACCGCGCCACTGCGATCACCGGCCAGATCAGCCAGGTGGCCGCCAAGCTGAACGTGTCCATCCAAGAGTAG
- a CDS encoding uracil-DNA glycosylase, translating into MSAAEELGQIASEVRGCTQCKLHQTANKGVPGEGPADAKIMFIGEAPGFNEDRQGRPFVGAAGQFLEELLGLAGLRRRDVFITNVVKHRPPNNRDPEPDEIAPCALFLERQIAALNPSVIVTLGRFSMARWFPNERITRIHGKPKKAGGRLIVPMMHPAAALHQPQNRQLIEDDFRRLPEFLAYAERMAEQQAAAAAEAAAQQAATEATRDDPPMEQLSMF; encoded by the coding sequence ATGAGCGCTGCCGAAGAGCTTGGGCAGATCGCATCGGAGGTGCGGGGCTGCACGCAGTGCAAGCTGCACCAGACGGCAAACAAGGGCGTGCCTGGGGAAGGCCCAGCCGACGCCAAGATCATGTTTATCGGCGAGGCCCCTGGCTTCAACGAGGATCGGCAGGGCCGCCCGTTTGTGGGCGCGGCGGGCCAGTTTCTCGAAGAGCTGCTGGGGCTGGCCGGGCTGCGGCGCAGGGATGTGTTCATCACCAATGTGGTGAAGCATCGCCCGCCGAACAACCGCGACCCTGAGCCGGACGAGATCGCGCCGTGCGCGCTCTTCCTGGAGCGACAGATCGCCGCGCTGAACCCCAGCGTGATCGTCACGCTCGGTCGGTTCTCCATGGCCAGGTGGTTCCCGAACGAGCGGATCACGCGCATCCACGGCAAGCCCAAGAAGGCGGGCGGGCGGCTGATCGTGCCGATGATGCACCCCGCCGCCGCGCTGCACCAGCCGCAGAACCGCCAGCTGATCGAGGACGACTTCCGCAGGCTGCCCGAGTTCTTGGCCTACGCCGAGCGCATGGCCGAGCAGCAGGCCGCCGCAGCCGCCGAGGCCGCAGCGCAGCAGGCCGCCACCGAGGCCACCCGCGACGACCCGCCGATGGAGCAGCTCTCGATGTTCTAG
- a CDS encoding class I SAM-dependent methyltransferase produces MPPQRRQRQSPAAKTSWDGVAEWYRGMVGEGGHKFHRRLAIPALLGLLAPQPGEAVIDIGCGPAPLAPFVAEAGASYTGVDASPRLLDAAREHHGGAGTFLLGDASKLWAVRGLGAGQFDAATFLLSIQDMDPLPEVLRSAAWAVKPGGRVVLLMTHPAFRIPRQSGWGWDDERKLEYRRVDRYLSPLHIPLRDGATRSFHRPLNAYINSLANNGLLTERMEEIDSYDEQEAASKPRAENIADREIPLFLGLRARKIG; encoded by the coding sequence ATGCCTCCACAACGGCGGCAGCGGCAGTCGCCCGCCGCGAAGACAAGCTGGGACGGCGTGGCCGAGTGGTACCGCGGCATGGTGGGCGAGGGCGGCCACAAGTTCCACCGCCGCCTGGCCATCCCCGCGCTGCTGGGCCTGCTGGCCCCCCAGCCCGGCGAGGCCGTGATCGACATCGGCTGCGGGCCTGCCCCGCTCGCGCCCTTCGTGGCCGAGGCGGGGGCCAGCTACACCGGCGTGGACGCCAGCCCGCGCCTGCTGGATGCGGCCCGCGAGCACCACGGCGGCGCTGGCACCTTCCTGCTGGGCGACGCCAGCAAGCTGTGGGCGGTGCGCGGCCTGGGCGCGGGCCAGTTCGACGCGGCCACCTTCCTGCTCAGCATCCAGGACATGGACCCGCTGCCCGAGGTGCTGCGCAGCGCGGCCTGGGCGGTGAAGCCCGGCGGGCGCGTGGTGCTGCTGATGACCCACCCGGCCTTCCGCATCCCCCGCCAGAGCGGCTGGGGCTGGGACGACGAGCGCAAGCTGGAGTACCGCCGCGTGGATCGCTACCTCTCGCCGCTGCACATCCCGCTGCGCGATGGGGCGACCCGCAGCTTCCACCGCCCGCTGAACGCCTACATCAACAGCCTGGCCAACAACGGCCTGTTGACCGAGCGCATGGAGGAGATCGACTCGTACGACGAGCAGGAGGCGGCCTCCAAGCCGCGCGCCGAGAACATCGCCGACCGCGAGATCCCGCTATTCCTCGGCCTGCGGGCGCGCAAGATCGGGTAG
- a CDS encoding Globin-coupled histidine kinase: protein MALVPPRPTQPLSQGFCALSRPEILLPPRLQGTNGTKGNEYHEGTKARREKANSRIGPSRSEGASEMNSDPTCWQIKGQETIRELKELMGITDEDATTLAAARGAAAQQAAPLAVALYGRLAQHAPSAEFLGQVARDDMLRQLTLWFIDLFSGSYDGAHAQRRLDLGAAFVRAGLPVRYPLALVDVAMQYGDLAAQQCPDPAKVLGSFRRALTLDVALLNQACEETQLGHLAEMVGGERLARRVVMGGV, encoded by the coding sequence ATGGCGCTCGTCCCGCCCCGCCCGACGCAGCCGCTCAGCCAGGGCTTCTGCGCTCTCAGCAGACCGGAGATTCTTCTACCACCAAGGCTCCAAGGCACCAATGGGACAAAAGGGAACGAATACCACGAAGGCACGAAGGCGCGAAGGGAAAAGGCAAACAGTCGCATAGGCCCCAGCCGATCAGAAGGAGCAAGCGAAATGAACAGCGACCCAACATGCTGGCAGATCAAAGGCCAGGAGACGATACGCGAGCTGAAGGAGCTGATGGGGATCACCGACGAGGATGCGACCACGCTGGCGGCGGCGCGGGGCGCGGCGGCCCAGCAGGCCGCGCCGCTGGCCGTGGCGCTCTACGGGCGGCTGGCGCAGCACGCCCCCTCCGCCGAGTTCCTAGGCCAGGTGGCGCGCGACGACATGCTGCGTCAGCTGACGCTCTGGTTTATCGACCTGTTCAGCGGCAGCTACGACGGTGCCCACGCCCAGCGGCGGCTGGATTTGGGCGCGGCATTCGTGCGTGCCGGGCTGCCGGTGCGCTACCCGCTGGCGCTGGTGGATGTGGCCATGCAGTATGGTGATCTGGCGGCGCAGCAGTGCCCCGACCCAGCCAAGGTGCTGGGCAGCTTCCGCAGGGCGCTCACGCTCGATGTGGCCCTGCTCAACCAGGCCTGCGAGGAAACCCAGCTTGGGCACCTAGCCGAGATGGTGGGCGGCGAGCGCCTGGCGCGGCGCGTGGTGATGGGGGGCGTCTAG